A portion of the Clostridium gelidum genome contains these proteins:
- a CDS encoding CidA/LrgA family protein, producing MKYLKQLMIILIAYFLGVIIQVIFNLPIPGTVLGLIFLFLALSFGIVKTEMIEDICEVLISHMSFLFIPAGVGLMTSFDILKGKVVAFSCIILISTFIVWIVTAYVVKFLRKVCSK from the coding sequence TTGAAATATCTAAAGCAATTAATGATTATTTTAATAGCATATTTTTTAGGTGTGATCATACAAGTAATTTTTAATTTACCTATACCAGGTACAGTTCTTGGATTGATTTTTCTTTTCTTAGCTTTGTCTTTTGGCATTGTTAAAACTGAAATGATTGAAGATATATGCGAAGTATTAATATCTCATATGTCATTTTTATTTATTCCGGCTGGTGTTGGCCTAATGACATCATTTGATATACTTAAAGGTAAAGTTGTAGCATTTTCTTGTATAATTCTTATTTCTACTTTTATTGTTTGGATTGTAACTGCATATGTTGTTAAATTTTTAAGAAAGGTGTGCTCAAAATGA
- a CDS encoding SAM-dependent methyltransferase → MIIDKIFYKTLFKNLFSDTFELTLWDGSSEIYGEGKVQFKIIFNEIIPKADIIKDPSLTFGEAYMTKKIEIEGSVQNVIESLYNNKESFLTNSDKYASLLKMATNNIKNSKKNIEFHYDIGNDFYKLWLDDTMTYSCGYFKSKDDSLIQAQKNKVEHILKKLNLKKGETLLDIGCGWGELIISAAKEYKVRAMGITLSSEQLEKINERIKKEGLENLVKVQLADYRELKNRTFDKVVSVGMLEHVGQDHLAEYFSAVKNLLNDKGVSLLHCITATDIGGNNTWINKYIFPGGYVPAVKELVNCMSDEGFCLNDAENLRLHYEKTLEHWSKNFENALPEIRKTKDETFIRMWRLYLNACAASFNSGNISIHQFLFNKGVNNDLPWTRDYMYK, encoded by the coding sequence ATGATTATTGACAAAATATTTTACAAAACATTATTTAAAAACTTATTTTCAGACACTTTTGAACTTACACTTTGGGATGGAAGCTCAGAAATTTATGGAGAAGGAAAAGTTCAATTTAAAATAATTTTCAATGAAATTATTCCTAAAGCAGATATCATTAAGGATCCTTCATTAACTTTTGGTGAGGCTTATATGACTAAGAAAATAGAAATTGAAGGAAGCGTTCAAAATGTTATTGAGTCTTTATACAATAATAAAGAAAGCTTTTTAACCAATAGTGATAAATATGCAAGTTTACTAAAGATGGCTACAAATAACATTAAAAATAGCAAAAAAAACATTGAGTTTCATTATGATATTGGAAATGATTTTTATAAATTATGGTTAGATGATACTATGACATATTCTTGCGGATACTTTAAGTCTAAAGATGATTCTTTAATTCAGGCGCAAAAGAACAAAGTAGAGCATATTCTTAAGAAACTGAATTTAAAAAAGGGAGAGACCTTACTTGATATAGGATGTGGCTGGGGTGAATTGATTATTTCTGCAGCAAAAGAATATAAAGTAAGAGCTATGGGTATAACCTTAAGTTCCGAGCAATTGGAAAAAATTAATGAAAGAATAAAGAAGGAAGGCTTGGAAAATCTAGTTAAAGTTCAACTTGCGGATTACAGAGAATTAAAAAATAGAACTTTTGATAAAGTAGTTAGTGTAGGCATGCTTGAACATGTAGGACAAGATCACCTTGCAGAGTATTTTTCAGCTGTGAAGAATTTATTAAATGACAAGGGTGTATCTTTACTACATTGTATAACAGCTACAGATATTGGAGGAAATAATACATGGATTAATAAGTATATATTCCCAGGTGGATATGTGCCAGCAGTTAAGGAACTAGTTAACTGCATGTCAGACGAAGGATTTTGTTTAAATGATGCAGAAAATTTAAGACTTCATTATGAAAAAACTTTAGAACATTGGTCAAAGAATTTTGAAAATGCATTGCCTGAAATAAGAAAAACTAAGGACGAGACTTTTATAAGAATGTGGAGATTATATCTAAATGCTTGTGCAGCATCCTTTAATTCTGGGAATATAAGCATTCATCAATTTTTATTTAATAAAGGTGTAAATAATGATTTACCATGGACTAGAGATTATATGTACAAATAG
- a CDS encoding methyl-accepting chemotaxis protein produces the protein MELLKNMKVKSKLILSFLIVVILIGLVGGVGTMALKKIEKNAEEMYASNLNSVKLILSLKGNLKEIKGDLLTIINSSDKAEIQTVEKDINSAVDEDDAYIDEFDKLFKNSKEDGWEDFKDDLASYRSARKGIVDAVNSNNLNEAQKQYLAIQSVTEKMFTSLDKVVKTNSNEAKLADDSNRLTYAKSNMTMIILNIVGIALAIVLGILIARDMTKPLTKIKVFAEKLANYDFSSSIIITRKDEFGQAAIALNIARKNVNQLIQTIMEHSNTISASSQELSVSVQEITSKVQNINRVVSNITDGMEGAGATSQEISASIEEMDSGINELSSKAMEGSNNSNELKEKAIKIKNNSQKAIKETENLYIQKQERMLRAIEDGQVVENIKVMADTIANIAEETNLLALNAAIEAARAGEEGRGFAVVAEEVRKLAEQSSEAVTSIQDTILKVQQAFKSSIDNGKDLLEFIDKDVKAQLKAYEETGNDYYEDSEFISKMSEEIAAMSEEITASVGQINEAMQDMTDIDQNSIDQMESINESIEQATNSLEEIDLTADGQAELVENLNEIILKFKV, from the coding sequence ATGGAGTTATTGAAAAACATGAAAGTAAAATCAAAATTAATTTTGTCATTTCTGATTGTAGTCATCTTAATTGGCCTAGTAGGTGGAGTGGGTACGATGGCATTAAAAAAGATAGAGAAAAATGCAGAAGAAATGTATGCTTCAAATCTTAATAGCGTAAAGTTAATTTTATCGTTAAAGGGAAATCTTAAAGAAATAAAAGGAGATCTTTTAACTATTATTAATTCAAGTGATAAAGCTGAAATACAAACAGTAGAAAAAGATATTAATAGTGCTGTTGATGAAGATGATGCATATATAGATGAGTTTGATAAACTATTTAAAAATTCAAAAGAAGATGGATGGGAAGATTTTAAGGATGATCTGGCTTCATATAGAAGTGCTAGAAAAGGTATAGTTGACGCAGTTAATTCTAATAATTTGAATGAAGCTCAAAAACAATATTTAGCAATACAATCAGTAACAGAGAAGATGTTTACTAGTCTTGATAAAGTAGTAAAAACAAATTCAAATGAGGCAAAATTGGCAGATGACTCAAATCGATTGACATATGCAAAATCAAATATGACTATGATTATTTTAAATATTGTGGGAATAGCATTAGCCATTGTACTTGGAATACTAATTGCAAGAGATATGACAAAGCCATTAACTAAAATAAAAGTTTTTGCTGAAAAGTTAGCTAATTATGACTTTTCATCTTCAATTATTATCACAAGAAAAGATGAATTTGGACAAGCAGCTATTGCTTTAAATATAGCTCGGAAAAATGTAAATCAGTTAATTCAAACAATAATGGAGCATTCTAATACTATAAGTGCTTCAAGTCAAGAACTATCCGTATCAGTGCAGGAAATAACATCAAAGGTTCAAAATATAAATAGGGTGGTAAGTAATATTACAGATGGAATGGAGGGAGCTGGCGCAACTTCACAAGAAATAAGTGCATCTATCGAAGAAATGGATTCAGGAATTAATGAACTTTCTAGTAAAGCTATGGAAGGAAGCAATAATTCAAATGAATTAAAAGAAAAGGCTATAAAAATTAAAAACAATAGTCAAAAGGCCATTAAGGAAACAGAAAATTTATATATTCAAAAGCAAGAAAGAATGCTAAGAGCTATTGAAGATGGACAAGTAGTAGAAAATATTAAAGTTATGGCTGATACTATAGCAAACATAGCAGAAGAAACAAATTTACTTGCATTAAATGCAGCAATAGAGGCAGCAAGAGCAGGAGAAGAAGGAAGAGGGTTTGCAGTAGTAGCAGAAGAAGTTAGAAAACTTGCAGAGCAGTCATCTGAAGCTGTAACATCAATCCAGGATACTATCTTAAAAGTTCAGCAAGCATTTAAAAGCAGCATAGATAATGGCAAAGATTTACTTGAATTTATAGATAAAGATGTAAAGGCACAGCTTAAAGCTTATGAAGAGACAGGAAATGATTATTATGAGGATTCTGAGTTTATAAGCAAAATGTCTGAGGAAATTGCAGCTATGTCAGAAGAAATAACTGCTTCAGTAGGTCAAATAAATGAAGCAATGCAAGATATGACAGATATAGATCAAAACTCAATTGACCAAATGGAATCAATAAATGAAAGCATAGAACAAGCTACAAATTCTTTAGAAGAAATAGATTTAACAGCTGACGGACAAGCAGAACTTGTAGAAAACCTTAATGAAATAATACTAAAATTTAAAGTTTAA
- a CDS encoding FadR/GntR family transcriptional regulator has translation MLSPVKNTKIYEMVMEQIKDLVKKGELKSGDKLPSERELSEKLEVSRASIREALKALQMLGLIETKHGEGNFINENFENSLLEPLSTVFLLLGSKSESVLELRKIIEPETAVLAAKNITNEQLIELKEIMEELNNTSDAEVCASLDKRFHYKIAQASGNHLISTIMFSVSSLIEKHIENSKINTINKTLVKAQHEEIWNALETHNGSSAKAALKKHLELSDVF, from the coding sequence ATGTTAAGTCCTGTAAAAAACACAAAAATATATGAAATGGTAATGGAACAGATAAAAGATCTTGTTAAGAAAGGTGAATTAAAGAGTGGAGATAAATTACCTTCTGAAAGAGAGTTATCTGAGAAACTCGAGGTTAGCAGGGCATCTATTAGAGAAGCTCTAAAGGCTTTGCAGATGCTTGGTCTTATTGAAACTAAGCATGGTGAAGGAAATTTCATTAATGAGAATTTCGAAAATAGTTTACTTGAGCCTTTATCTACTGTTTTTTTACTTCTTGGAAGTAAAAGTGAAAGTGTTCTTGAGCTTAGAAAAATAATTGAACCAGAAACAGCAGTACTTGCAGCAAAAAATATAACAAATGAGCAGCTTATAGAGTTAAAGGAAATAATGGAGGAACTAAATAATACCTCAGATGCTGAAGTTTGTGCTTCTCTAGATAAAAGATTCCATTATAAAATAGCACAAGCCTCTGGCAATCACTTGATTTCAACTATAATGTTTTCAGTATCTTCCTTGATTGAAAAACATATTGAAAATTCAAAAATTAATACTATTAATAAAACATTAGTTAAAGCTCAACATGAAGAAATATGGAATGCTTTAGAAACTCATAATGGCTCATCAGCTAAAGCTGCTTTAAAGAAACATTTAGAATTAAGTGATGTTTTTTAA
- a CDS encoding methyl-accepting chemotaxis protein, with protein MKSIRIKIVLAISLLLLIVCIGFGISSYFITSNILISNVDMELPQLAQQGTYAVEKSLAEQWTSLEVLASNDKIRDPSVQMDDKIKIMKEEAKRTGDINIAYADIDGNTIAPNGKVVSIKDREYFQKAIKGEKSVSDPIEDKTNPGSMIMNYAVPVKWNDKIVGVIFKVRDGNNLSEMTNKIVLGASGKAYMINSKGTTIANYNKDLVIKMDNIFDNLAKNPNLQDMVNVQKEMLKGGVGPGHYTYNGAVKYIGYAPVNGTQWFLAVTIPQNEILSGLDSLKISVLVIAIIFLLIGIAYGILFSKAITKPIISMAEHLKIMAGGDFTKDISESLLKNKDETGILAKSVDTMQRSVRDVIKSVKRESTFVLECTELEKKNMHELVQQIEGTSATTQELAASMEETAASAEEMMATSQQIESAVHSIEENSQKGAIEAGEINKRAEETKQSVQYSQKKSNEIFANTKIELEKAIESSKVVEQINVLLESIMNISSQTNLLALNAAIEAARAGEAGKGFSVVADEIRKLAEQSKNTVIEIQNTTTKVTESVVNLSESSNRLLIFMDTDVKNDYETMLNTAHKYSRDAEFIDNLVTEFSSTSEELLASISDVLMTIDGVAQAASEGAGGTTDIANRVSDVNSKSTDVLEESLKVKASSEKLMEEISKFKI; from the coding sequence ATGAAAAGTATAAGAATAAAAATTGTCTTAGCAATCAGTCTTTTATTATTAATTGTTTGCATTGGGTTTGGGATCTCTTCATATTTTATTACATCAAATATTCTAATTTCAAATGTAGACATGGAATTGCCGCAATTGGCTCAGCAAGGTACTTATGCCGTAGAAAAATCTCTTGCAGAACAGTGGACATCACTTGAAGTCCTTGCATCAAATGATAAAATTAGAGACCCTAGCGTCCAAATGGATGATAAAATAAAAATCATGAAAGAAGAAGCAAAAAGAACTGGAGATATTAATATAGCATATGCAGATATTGATGGAAATACCATAGCACCAAATGGTAAGGTTGTAAGCATAAAAGATAGAGAATATTTTCAAAAGGCTATCAAAGGTGAAAAATCTGTATCTGATCCTATTGAAGACAAGACAAATCCTGGATCAATGATTATGAACTATGCTGTTCCTGTAAAATGGAATGATAAAATTGTAGGCGTGATTTTCAAGGTAAGAGATGGAAATAATCTCAGTGAGATGACAAATAAAATCGTGCTTGGAGCATCTGGAAAAGCATATATGATTAACAGTAAAGGAACAACTATTGCAAACTATAATAAAGATCTTGTAATAAAAATGGATAATATCTTTGATAATCTTGCTAAAAATCCAAATTTGCAAGACATGGTGAATGTTCAGAAAGAGATGCTAAAAGGTGGGGTAGGCCCTGGGCACTATACTTACAATGGGGCAGTTAAATATATTGGATATGCACCTGTAAATGGAACACAGTGGTTTTTAGCAGTAACAATACCTCAAAATGAGATTTTGTCAGGGTTAGACTCACTAAAAATATCTGTTTTAGTTATTGCTATAATTTTTTTATTGATAGGAATAGCCTATGGTATATTATTTTCAAAGGCAATTACAAAACCTATTATTTCCATGGCAGAGCATCTTAAAATTATGGCGGGAGGAGATTTTACTAAAGATATTTCTGAATCACTCTTAAAAAATAAAGACGAGACAGGAATTTTAGCAAAATCTGTTGATACAATGCAACGTTCAGTACGTGATGTAATTAAATCTGTTAAACGAGAATCCACGTTCGTATTAGAATGTACAGAATTAGAGAAAAAAAACATGCATGAATTGGTTCAGCAGATTGAGGGAACTTCAGCTACAACACAGGAATTAGCAGCAAGTATGGAGGAAACAGCTGCATCAGCAGAAGAAATGATGGCTACTTCACAGCAAATTGAAAGTGCAGTTCACTCTATTGAAGAAAATTCACAAAAAGGTGCAATTGAAGCAGGAGAAATTAATAAAAGAGCAGAAGAAACAAAGCAGAGTGTACAATATTCACAAAAAAAATCTAATGAAATATTTGCAAATACAAAGATAGAATTAGAAAAAGCCATTGAATCATCAAAAGTCGTAGAGCAGATAAATGTACTTTTAGAATCTATAATGAATATATCATCGCAAACAAACCTTCTTGCACTAAATGCTGCTATTGAAGCTGCAAGAGCGGGAGAGGCAGGAAAAGGATTTTCAGTTGTAGCTGATGAGATAAGAAAACTTGCAGAACAATCAAAGAATACAGTAATAGAAATTCAAAATACAACAACTAAAGTTACAGAATCAGTGGTAAATCTTTCTGAAAGCTCAAATAGATTATTAATATTTATGGATACAGATGTAAAAAATGATTATGAGACTATGCTTAATACAGCGCATAAATATAGTAGAGATGCAGAGTTTATTGATAATCTCGTAACAGAATTTAGTTCAACTTCTGAAGAACTTTTAGCCTCAATAAGTGATGTGCTAATGACCATAGATGGAGTGGCACAAGCAGCTAGTGAGGGGGCTGGAGGTACTACAGATATAGCAAACAGAGTTTCAGACGTAAATAGTAAATCTACTGATGTATTAGAGGAATCTTTGAAAGTTAAAGCAAGTTCAGAAAAATTAATGGAAGAGATATCTAAGTTTAAAATTTGA